From the genome of Vicia villosa cultivar HV-30 ecotype Madison, WI linkage group LG2, Vvil1.0, whole genome shotgun sequence, one region includes:
- the LOC131649721 gene encoding uncharacterized protein LOC131649721, producing the protein MVEGKHRVDCEFLYGDQSMESDIMRCNKRILDNLVDGGGMEKGGQKSFIMIIGTFNIRGGGSYVKRRHILHSIDKGKADIFLIQETKLSSVFHYVVNSFWHKELIYYSVSDSVGLSGGMLILWKRNKFDVLCSFRGLGYLGVKISWKSNLYYIINVYSDCSREDKRLLWNSFLELKSVFNDGEWVIRGDFNAVKNRRDRVGRSECIGTTQCRDFSAFIDDMNLVGVVGQRIDERDVSDHCPVWLVAGMEDRGPKPFKFKNECFGSKEFMTFVEKEWAVLEVSGRGDFVLKEKLRLLKATLRRWNLNVFGKHDLEIEK; encoded by the exons ATGGTGGAGGGAAAACATAGAGTAGATTGCGAATTTCTTTATGGAGACCAATCTATGGAGTCTGATATCATGCGGTGCAACAAGCGGATCCTTGATAATTTAGTGGACGGCGGAGGAATGGAAAAAGGGGGCCAAAAAAGTTTCATTATGATTATTGGGACCTTCAACATTAGAGGTGGGGGCAGCTATGTCAAGAGGAGGCATATTTTGCACAGTATCGATAAAGGTAAGGCTGATATATTTCTAATTCAAGAGACaaagctttcgtcggtgtttcaTTATGTGGTTAATAGTTTCTGGCACAAAGAATTGATTTATTATTCGGTTTCCGACTCTGTTGGTTTATCTGGGGGCAtgttaattttgtggaaaaggaacAAGTTTGATGTTTTATGCAGTTTTAGGGGTTTGGGGTATTTGGGTGTCAAAATTTCCTGGAAAAGTAATCTGTATTATATTATTAATGTTTATTCCGACTGTTCGAGAGAGGATAAAAGGTTGTTATGGAATAGTTTTCTTGAATTAAAATCGGTTTTTAATGACGGGGAGTGGGTGATTCGGGGTGATTTTAATGCCGTTAAAAACAGAAGAGATAGAGTGGGAAGATCTGAGTGTATAGGAACAACACAGTGCAGGGATTTCAGTGCATTCATTGATGACATGAATCTT GTGGGCGTGGTGGGGCAGAGAATTGATGAGAGAGACGTTTCGGATCATTGTCCCGTATGGTTGGTAGCGGGCATGGAGGATCGGGGACCAAAGCCATTCAAATTCAAGAATGAATGTTTTGGAAGTAAGGAGTTCATGACCTTTGTGGAGAAAGAGTGGGCTGTTCTCGAGGTATCGGGGAGAGGCGACTTTGTGTTGAAGGAAAAATTACGATTGTTGAAAGCAACTCTTAGAAGATGGAATCTTAATGTTTTCGGAAAGCATGATCTAGAAATTGAAAAATAA